From Drosophila busckii strain San Diego stock center, stock number 13000-0081.31 unplaced genomic scaffold, ASM1175060v1 chrUn_07, whole genome shotgun sequence, one genomic window encodes:
- the LOC108608288 gene encoding dnaJ homolog subfamily C member 7 isoform X1, whose protein sequence is MRMEDVIEISDSEREDNSSTSEMEVDIPDILEMNTDDAELIVPKDAQTIAEEKKKLGNDQYKAQNYQNALKLYSDAISLCPDSAAYYGNRAACYMMLLNYKSALTDARHAIRLDPAFEKAYVRVAKCCLALGDIIGAEQAVKCVAELNSQSTALKSEHEQVLKLRQLENTIQSNYDTQAYRNMVFYLDSALKIAPGCLRYRLLKGECLAYLGRCDEALDIAVSVMVVDSTSADAIYLRGLCLYYTDNLEKGILHFERALQLDPDHQKSKLMRSKCKQLKEMKENGNMLFKSGRYREAHVVYTDALKIDELNKDINSKLLYNRALVNTRVHQLREAVVDCNRVLELNAHYLKAILLRARCYNDLEKFEEAVADYETALQLEKTPEIKRLLRDAKFALKKSKRKDYYKILGIARNASEDEIKKAYRKKALVHHPDRHANSSAEERKDEELKFKEIGEAYAILSDTRKKQRYDSGQDIEDQEQADFDPNQMFRSFFQFNGRNASFNFEY, encoded by the exons CATTGCTGAAGAGAAAAAGAAACTGGGCAACGACCAATATAAGGCACAGAACTACCAGAATGCGCTCAAGCTGTATTCGGATGCGATATCGCTATGCCCGGACTCGGCGGCATACTACGGCAATCGCGCCGCCTGCTACATGATGCTGCTCAACTACAAGAGTGCCTTGACGGATGCCCGTCATGCCATACGCCTGGACCCGGCCTTCGAGAAGGCGTACGTACGTGTGGCCAAGTGCTGTCTGGCTCTGGGCGACATAATTGGCGCCGAGCAGGCGGTGAAATGCGTGGCCGAGCTGAACTCGCAGAGCACGGCGCTGAAGAGTGAGCATGAGCAGGTGCTAAAGCTGCGACAACTGGAGAACACCATACAGAGCAACTACGACACACAAGCCTATCGCAATATGGTATTTTACTTGGACAGCGCACTCAAGATTGCCCCGGGCTGCTTGCG ATATCGACTGTTGAAAGGCGAATGCTTGGCCTACCTGGGACGTTGCGACGAGGCGCTGGACATTGCTGTGAGCGTCATGGTAGTGGATAGCACCTCGGCGGACGCTATCTATCTGCGCGGCCTGTGCCTCTACTATACAGACAATCTGGAGAAGGGCATATTGCACTTCGAGCGCGCCTTGCAGCTTGATCCCGATCACCAGAAGTCCAAGCTGATGCGCAGCAAGTGCAAACAGCTCAAGGAAATGAAGGAGAATGGCAATATGCTGTTCAAGTCGGGACGCTATCGCGAGGCGCACGTTGTGTACACGGATGCGTTGAAGATTGATGAACTCAATAAGGACATAAACTCAAAGCTGCTTTATAATCGAGCTCTGGTAAACACGCGCGTTCACCAGCTACGAGAGGCGGTGGTCGACTGCAATCGTGTGCTGGAACTGAATGCGCACTACTTGAAGGCGATTCTGCTGCGCGCACGCTGCTACAATGATTTGGAGAAGTTCGAGGAGGCGGTGGCAGACTATGAGACGGCGCTTCAGCTGGAGAAGACGCCAGAGATTAAGCGACTGTTGCGTGATGCCAAGTTTGCGCTCAAGAAGTCGAAGCGCAAGGATTACTACAAAATATTGGGCATTGCGCGCAACGCCTCAGAGGATGAAATCAAGAAGGCCTATCGTAAAAAGGCATTGGTGCATCATCCAGACAGACATGCCAATAGCAGCGCCGAGGAGCGCAAGGATGAGGAGCTCAAGTTCAAGGAGATTGGAGAGGCCTATGCCATATTGTCGGATACGCGAAAGAAGCAACGCTATGACAGCGGTCAGGACATAGAAGATCAAGAGCAAG CTGATTTCGATCCCAACCAGATGTTCCGCTCGTTCTTCCAATTCAACGGTCGCAATGCCTCCTTCAACTTCGAATATTAA
- the LOC108608288 gene encoding dnaJ homolog subfamily C member 7 isoform X3 yields the protein MLYIAEEKKKLGNDQYKAQNYQNALKLYSDAISLCPDSAAYYGNRAACYMMLLNYKSALTDARHAIRLDPAFEKAYVRVAKCCLALGDIIGAEQAVKCVAELNSQSTALKSEHEQVLKLRQLENTIQSNYDTQAYRNMVFYLDSALKIAPGCLRYRLLKGECLAYLGRCDEALDIAVSVMVVDSTSADAIYLRGLCLYYTDNLEKGILHFERALQLDPDHQKSKLMRSKCKQLKEMKENGNMLFKSGRYREAHVVYTDALKIDELNKDINSKLLYNRALVNTRVHQLREAVVDCNRVLELNAHYLKAILLRARCYNDLEKFEEAVADYETALQLEKTPEIKRLLRDAKFALKKSKRKDYYKILGIARNASEDEIKKAYRKKALVHHPDRHANSSAEERKDEELKFKEIGEAYAILSDTRKKQRYDSGQDIEDQEQADFDPNQMFRSFFQFNGRNASFNFEY from the exons ATGTTATA CATTGCTGAAGAGAAAAAGAAACTGGGCAACGACCAATATAAGGCACAGAACTACCAGAATGCGCTCAAGCTGTATTCGGATGCGATATCGCTATGCCCGGACTCGGCGGCATACTACGGCAATCGCGCCGCCTGCTACATGATGCTGCTCAACTACAAGAGTGCCTTGACGGATGCCCGTCATGCCATACGCCTGGACCCGGCCTTCGAGAAGGCGTACGTACGTGTGGCCAAGTGCTGTCTGGCTCTGGGCGACATAATTGGCGCCGAGCAGGCGGTGAAATGCGTGGCCGAGCTGAACTCGCAGAGCACGGCGCTGAAGAGTGAGCATGAGCAGGTGCTAAAGCTGCGACAACTGGAGAACACCATACAGAGCAACTACGACACACAAGCCTATCGCAATATGGTATTTTACTTGGACAGCGCACTCAAGATTGCCCCGGGCTGCTTGCG ATATCGACTGTTGAAAGGCGAATGCTTGGCCTACCTGGGACGTTGCGACGAGGCGCTGGACATTGCTGTGAGCGTCATGGTAGTGGATAGCACCTCGGCGGACGCTATCTATCTGCGCGGCCTGTGCCTCTACTATACAGACAATCTGGAGAAGGGCATATTGCACTTCGAGCGCGCCTTGCAGCTTGATCCCGATCACCAGAAGTCCAAGCTGATGCGCAGCAAGTGCAAACAGCTCAAGGAAATGAAGGAGAATGGCAATATGCTGTTCAAGTCGGGACGCTATCGCGAGGCGCACGTTGTGTACACGGATGCGTTGAAGATTGATGAACTCAATAAGGACATAAACTCAAAGCTGCTTTATAATCGAGCTCTGGTAAACACGCGCGTTCACCAGCTACGAGAGGCGGTGGTCGACTGCAATCGTGTGCTGGAACTGAATGCGCACTACTTGAAGGCGATTCTGCTGCGCGCACGCTGCTACAATGATTTGGAGAAGTTCGAGGAGGCGGTGGCAGACTATGAGACGGCGCTTCAGCTGGAGAAGACGCCAGAGATTAAGCGACTGTTGCGTGATGCCAAGTTTGCGCTCAAGAAGTCGAAGCGCAAGGATTACTACAAAATATTGGGCATTGCGCGCAACGCCTCAGAGGATGAAATCAAGAAGGCCTATCGTAAAAAGGCATTGGTGCATCATCCAGACAGACATGCCAATAGCAGCGCCGAGGAGCGCAAGGATGAGGAGCTCAAGTTCAAGGAGATTGGAGAGGCCTATGCCATATTGTCGGATACGCGAAAGAAGCAACGCTATGACAGCGGTCAGGACATAGAAGATCAAGAGCAAG CTGATTTCGATCCCAACCAGATGTTCCGCTCGTTCTTCCAATTCAACGGTCGCAATGCCTCCTTCAACTTCGAATATTAA
- the LOC108608288 gene encoding dnaJ homolog subfamily C member 7 isoform X2, giving the protein MPNKLYMTSEEFTFLPRIAEEKKKLGNDQYKAQNYQNALKLYSDAISLCPDSAAYYGNRAACYMMLLNYKSALTDARHAIRLDPAFEKAYVRVAKCCLALGDIIGAEQAVKCVAELNSQSTALKSEHEQVLKLRQLENTIQSNYDTQAYRNMVFYLDSALKIAPGCLRYRLLKGECLAYLGRCDEALDIAVSVMVVDSTSADAIYLRGLCLYYTDNLEKGILHFERALQLDPDHQKSKLMRSKCKQLKEMKENGNMLFKSGRYREAHVVYTDALKIDELNKDINSKLLYNRALVNTRVHQLREAVVDCNRVLELNAHYLKAILLRARCYNDLEKFEEAVADYETALQLEKTPEIKRLLRDAKFALKKSKRKDYYKILGIARNASEDEIKKAYRKKALVHHPDRHANSSAEERKDEELKFKEIGEAYAILSDTRKKQRYDSGQDIEDQEQADFDPNQMFRSFFQFNGRNASFNFEY; this is encoded by the exons ATGCCGAATAAACTGTACATGACTTCGGAAGAATTCACATTTCTGCCACG CATTGCTGAAGAGAAAAAGAAACTGGGCAACGACCAATATAAGGCACAGAACTACCAGAATGCGCTCAAGCTGTATTCGGATGCGATATCGCTATGCCCGGACTCGGCGGCATACTACGGCAATCGCGCCGCCTGCTACATGATGCTGCTCAACTACAAGAGTGCCTTGACGGATGCCCGTCATGCCATACGCCTGGACCCGGCCTTCGAGAAGGCGTACGTACGTGTGGCCAAGTGCTGTCTGGCTCTGGGCGACATAATTGGCGCCGAGCAGGCGGTGAAATGCGTGGCCGAGCTGAACTCGCAGAGCACGGCGCTGAAGAGTGAGCATGAGCAGGTGCTAAAGCTGCGACAACTGGAGAACACCATACAGAGCAACTACGACACACAAGCCTATCGCAATATGGTATTTTACTTGGACAGCGCACTCAAGATTGCCCCGGGCTGCTTGCG ATATCGACTGTTGAAAGGCGAATGCTTGGCCTACCTGGGACGTTGCGACGAGGCGCTGGACATTGCTGTGAGCGTCATGGTAGTGGATAGCACCTCGGCGGACGCTATCTATCTGCGCGGCCTGTGCCTCTACTATACAGACAATCTGGAGAAGGGCATATTGCACTTCGAGCGCGCCTTGCAGCTTGATCCCGATCACCAGAAGTCCAAGCTGATGCGCAGCAAGTGCAAACAGCTCAAGGAAATGAAGGAGAATGGCAATATGCTGTTCAAGTCGGGACGCTATCGCGAGGCGCACGTTGTGTACACGGATGCGTTGAAGATTGATGAACTCAATAAGGACATAAACTCAAAGCTGCTTTATAATCGAGCTCTGGTAAACACGCGCGTTCACCAGCTACGAGAGGCGGTGGTCGACTGCAATCGTGTGCTGGAACTGAATGCGCACTACTTGAAGGCGATTCTGCTGCGCGCACGCTGCTACAATGATTTGGAGAAGTTCGAGGAGGCGGTGGCAGACTATGAGACGGCGCTTCAGCTGGAGAAGACGCCAGAGATTAAGCGACTGTTGCGTGATGCCAAGTTTGCGCTCAAGAAGTCGAAGCGCAAGGATTACTACAAAATATTGGGCATTGCGCGCAACGCCTCAGAGGATGAAATCAAGAAGGCCTATCGTAAAAAGGCATTGGTGCATCATCCAGACAGACATGCCAATAGCAGCGCCGAGGAGCGCAAGGATGAGGAGCTCAAGTTCAAGGAGATTGGAGAGGCCTATGCCATATTGTCGGATACGCGAAAGAAGCAACGCTATGACAGCGGTCAGGACATAGAAGATCAAGAGCAAG CTGATTTCGATCCCAACCAGATGTTCCGCTCGTTCTTCCAATTCAACGGTCGCAATGCCTCCTTCAACTTCGAATATTAA